A part of Papilio machaon chromosome 23, ilPapMach1.1, whole genome shotgun sequence genomic DNA contains:
- the LOC106711212 gene encoding cytochrome P450 6B1, with translation MLYLITLVTILAGLLYYYFTRTFDYWKKRNVAGPKPVPFFGNLKDSVLRRKPQVMVYKSIYDEFPNEKVVGIYRMTTPSVLIRDLDIIKHVLIKDFESFADRGVEFSIDGLGANIFHADGDRWRSLRYRFTPLFTSGKLKTMLPLMSQVGDKFIKCIDEVSQTKPEQSIHDLVQIFTITNIAACVFGLNLDENMLKTLQDLDKYIFTVNYSAELDMMYPGILKKFNGSFFPKVVSNFFDNLTKNILEMRKGTSSYQKDMVDLIQELRQKKTLELLRKYDNEDVKSLELTEGVISAQMFIFYMAGYETSASTMTYLFYELAKNPDIQDKLIAEIDEVLTRHDGNITYECLSEMTYLSKVFDETLRKYPVGDFTLRNAKTDYVFPGTDVAIKKGQTIVISTWSIQNDPKYYPNPEIFDPERFNPENIKNRHPCAYLPFGAGPRNCLGMRFAKWQIEVCVVKVLSKYRVEPSIKSSGEFKFDPMRLFALPKGGIFVNIVRR, from the exons ATGTTGTATCTTATAACTCTTGTTACGATCTTGGCAGgccttttgtattattattttaccagGACTTTTGATTACTGGAAGAAAAGGAATGTCGCTGGACCCAAACCGGTACCATTCTTTGGCAACTTAAAAGATTCCGTTCTCAGACGAAAGCCTCAAGTAATGGTCTACAAAAGTATTTACGACGAATTTCCCAATGAAAAAGTTGTTGGAATTTACAGAATGACAACACCATCTGTTTTGATACGTGATTTGGACATAATCAAGCATGTGCTCATCAAGGACTTCGAATCATTTGCGGACAGAGGAGTCGAATTCAGTATCGATGGTCTCGGAGCCAACATTTTCCATGCAGATGGGGACCGGTGGAGATCTTTAAGGTATCGTTTCACTCCACTCTTCACCTCCGGAAAGCTTAAGACCATGCTGCCTCTGATGTCGCAAGTCGGCGACAAGTTTATAAAATGCATCGATGAAGTAAGTCAAACAAAACCGGAACAGTCTATTCATGATCTAGTTCAGATATTCACAATAACTAATATCGCAGCCTGTGTATTCGGTCTCAACTTGGATGAAAACATGTTGAAAACCTTGCAAGACCTTGACAAGTATATATTCACCGTTAACTACAGCGCTGAGCTCGATATGATGTACCCGggtatattgaaaaaatttaacgGGTCCTTTTTCCCGAAGGTTGTCAGCAATTTTTTTGACAAcctaacaaaaaacatactcGAAATGAGAAAAGGAACGTCATCATATCAAAAGGATATGGTTGACTTAATTCAGGAATTAAGGCAAAAGAAAACGCTCgagttattaagaaaatacgACAACGAGGATGTGAAATCTCTCGAGCTCACTGAAGGGGTGATCTCGGCACAGATGTTCATATTCTACATGGCTGGCTACGAGACTAGCGCCTCCACAATGACCTACCTGTTTTATGAACTAGCGAAGAATCCTGATATACAAGATAAACTTATTGCTGAAATAGACGAAGTTCTTACCCGTCATGATGGCAATATAACCTACGAATGCTTGAGCGAGATGACATATTTGAGTAAGGTGTTTGATGAGACTTTAAGGAAATATCCCGTCGGAGACTTCACACTACGCAATGCTAAAACTGATTACGTGTTCCCCGGTACTGACGTCGCTATTAAGAAAGGGCAAACGATCGTTATATCTACGTGGAGCATTCAAAATGACCCTAAATACTATCCTAATCCAGAAATATTTGACCCCGAACGTTTTAATccggaaaatataaaaaacagacACCCCTGCGCTTACTTACCATTTGGTGCTGGTCCTAGAAACTGCCTAG GTATGCGGTTTGCTAAGTGGCAGATTGAAGTTTGCGTTGTGAAGGTTTTGTCGAAATACCGTGTGGAGCCGTCAATCAAGTCCTCCggtgaatttaaatttgatccaATGCGCTTGTTTGCTCTACCCAAAGGAGgaatttttgtaaacattgtCCGCAGAtaa